One window of Pseudacidobacterium ailaaui genomic DNA carries:
- a CDS encoding EamA family transporter, protein MVSHVSGLENAAMIACIIVAATAGDVLIASAMRQIGDLDEIKAHSGLAGAVRAVTTNGRFFCGVAAMAISFFSLLFALSHADLSLVAPASASLTVVTNTVAAKLFLKENVDKRRWIAALCVCAGVVLLAH, encoded by the coding sequence ATGGTCTCTCATGTGTCCGGACTGGAAAATGCGGCGATGATCGCCTGCATTATCGTGGCTGCAACCGCAGGCGACGTATTGATTGCCTCGGCCATGCGGCAGATCGGCGATCTGGATGAGATCAAAGCGCATTCCGGACTGGCAGGGGCGGTTCGCGCGGTGACCACGAACGGACGGTTTTTCTGTGGAGTGGCGGCGATGGCCATCAGCTTCTTTTCACTGCTGTTTGCCCTCAGTCATGCAGACCTGAGCCTGGTGGCCCCGGCCTCAGCCTCTCTTACAGTTGTGACGAACACCGTGGCGGCAAAGCTTTTTCTGAAGGAAAACGTAGACAAGCGGCGTTGGATTGCCGCGCTTTGTGTCTGTGCCGGGGTGGTCCTGCTGGCGCATTGA